AACTCTTAACTGAACTGGGATTAGAAAGCAAGATATTGTCCCTGAGTGATGTCCTCAACATAAGCAGAGAAACACTTCAAAATAAGTCCTACGATTCACCTCAGGATATTCCAGGATATTTTCTCCAGAATTTAATGATGGTCAATTCAGAGGCAAGAAATTTGAAATACAAACCAACTCACACAAAATCAGTCAGAACTGGATAACTTGGATTGTTTTTCTCTGGATGAAACCCGTCAAGGTTTATACCATCCTTTGGATATCATTGTGTCTATTTTCCTGTGTGCTGACCCATCTCTCCAGCAGGAGCTGATGTTGAAGATGTCCCTGTGCCAGTTTGCATTGCCACTATTATTGCCTACTAGTAACAAGGGCTGCACTTTCCTACTGTGGGCCCTGCGCTCCATTGTGAAGAAATGGCGTCCACTCTCACTCCAAGATAGCACGGGGTTTAAGGAGGTAAGCATGGTGACTGCCAGAATCCCAATCTTTTCCTTCATTCGATTTGGTTCTTGTTCTCTCGCCAAATCTGAGATTCTAAATAAAGTCCTCAGTCCCTCACAGCAACATCACAACTTCTTTGTCCATTACAATATGGAATGTGGTGATTTACCTCATAGGATTTCTGATGGTCTTGTTGAACTGTGCTGGTACCTGCCCAGTGGGAGTGAGGAATTAGATATTTTCCTGGAGTCAATGACGATATTAAACCTTCGAGGTGACGCTAAAGAGTTCCAGACACGGGTTCAATTTCTGGCAAACGTCTCTTCAGCTGTTTTTATCTTGAGCGATAATGTTGACAGCAGTTTAAGCAAAAGCCTGAAATCACTCGTCCAGTCTCCAGCGAGTACATTCAGAGTGCTTACTGGGAGAAGTGTGAGCAAAGAGACTAAAGAATATTTAAAGGGCATTGCATCCCCAGAGTTTAAGAAGATTCAAATCTTATCACGAGGAAAGAGGAACAGTGCAATGTTTACTGAGACACTGCGATCCAAATTGAGAACAGCCCTGGAAATAGCCCATCAACAGAAGATAGTCAGGGCCCCAGGAGTCTGGAGGAACTGACAGTAATCGCAAGGGACATGGGAATTGAAACAGATGAGGATGACAAGCTGTGTTCACAAGGGAAAGCAAGATCTGAAAACATTTATAAAGGTATCAAAGGAGAGGCCATTAGTAAATACAAATTAGAACATTTCTCTTTTCAGGGTCTCACTTGACAATAGATTTCcaaaatagaaaaaaatcaaTGTCATCCAAAACAGCAAGAGAAGGAGTCGACCCAAAAGTATTGTAATGATCTTGAAGAAGAGAAGAAAAATCTTCGAAATAAACAACAAGAGAAAGGCATATCAGCTAATATGAAAACATTCATCACAGCTCTAACAGACAGGGATGAGAGGAAATATTTCTTGCAATGGATGAAACTCAGGTTGGATTCCAGATCGagagacactctctctgttttacgtGAAAAGTACAAACCTCTGATTGAGAAATCACAGGATCAGTCAACAAAGCAGAAAGACTCCCCAACCAACAACAAACAGTTACAGGAATTAGACCAACAGATAACTGGCAGCTCCCTGGGACTCGAACATTTCATGCGAGAAATCGGACTGGTCTATGAAACATTTATAAACCAGAGTAATTGGAACATGGAAGAGAAATGCTTTGTGCAAAAATTACCCGACATTGCCGCTGATCTGATGTTGGATGGGTTCCCTCTGGAGCTCATCGATGGAGATGTTTCCAACATCCCTTTACAGTGTGTCACTGATGTACTGAAGGCCGTTGAACACAGGATTGGCAAAGGGACCCGTGTGTTTGTGCTGACGGTGCTGGGTGTACAGAGCACAGGCAATTCCACACTTCTCAACACCATGTTTGGTTTGCAGTTTGCTGTGAGCAGTGGCCGGTGTACCCGTGGGGCCTTCATGCAGCTCATTAAGATTACAGGAGATCTACAGACTGAGCTGGGCTGTGGGTACGTCATGGTGATCGATACTGAAGGGCTGAAAGCACCAGAACTCTCGAACATTGACAGCAGCTATGAACATGACAATGAGCTCGCTACCTTGGTGATCGGGTTAAGTGATGTAACATTGATAAACATGGCCGTGGAAAACTCCACCGAGATGAAGGATGTGCTGCAGATAGTGGTCCATGCATTTATACGAATGAGAGAAGTGGGGAAAAGGCCGGTTTGTCACTTTATCCACCAGAATGTGAGCGATGTGTCTGCTCATGATCAGAATATCCGAGGCCACAAACATCTGCTGGAACAGCTGGATGAATTGACACAAACAGCAGCTAAAATGGAGAAACAAGACTGCCGGTTCACCAAGTTCTCGGATGTGTTGGAGTACGATGCAATGGAGAATAACTGGAATATTCCAGGCCTATGGCATGGGAATCCACCCATGGCAGCTGTTAATACTGGCTACAGTCACAAGGTGTTTGAGCTGAAGAAAAGGCTTTttgagaatctgaaagagaagaAAAATAAAGGGAGAATGTCAACCATCTCTGAGTTTATCGAATGGACTGAATCTCTGTGGAAGGCAGTGAAATATGAAAGTTTCATTTTCAGTTTCCGGAACAGTCTGGTAGCCAAAGCTTACAAGGAACTTTCTGTCAAATGCTCCGATTTGGAGTGGAAACTGAGGAAAGAGATACATTCCTTCCTGGAAAAGGCACAGAACAGAATTTTTAATACCAAACAGGATCCAGAAAGCATAGCGAAAAATTTGAAAAGAGAATGGATTGTATTTCTCAATGAAAAGAAAGAAAGTTCTCTCCAACAATTGGAGGAACGTTATTCCACTGGCAATAACTCAAACCTGGTTGAAAAATACAGACAGGATTTTGTCAGTAGCATCGACTCCCTGATCATTGAACGTAGGATGTATGTGGACAGGAAGTGTGATGAGGCAGTGAAGAGGTGGAGGGCTATGCAGAAGCTGAAAGATATTAAGGACAATTATCAGAGTCAAATTGAAGAAAAGGTTAATAAACTTCTGAAACAGTGTAAACAGGAAAATAGGAAAATGAATCAAACAGAACTGGAGGAAGCTTTTGATGAGATGTAGAAGATGGTAACTTCAACATTCAAAAATCTACAACCACCTACAGTCAATATAATGAAGGACATGGAAGCGAGTCTACACCAGAATATGCCTGGGGACACCAAGTTCCTCAACCAGCAACTTAGCAAGAAAACCCTGTGTAAACTGAGTGATGAAAAACTTCAAGTCAATCAGGATCATGTTGAGCTGTGTGCATTTTATTACAAGTTTATTTCTAAAGGTTTACTATCAAAACTAGATAAAAAAAAGATACTGAATGAGCCCAGCAGCTGGCAGATCAGTGGGTGAGCGAGTGTAAACAGTTTGTGATACAGACAGCGGGCCAGGAGCAGGATTATGATTCTAATCATTGCAGAGAACTCCTGAGACTGATAGATGAGAAAATCCAGAAACATCAAGATCAGAAATTCATTTTTAATAAACATTTCAGAGCAGATTTTAAACCTCACATTTGTGGATTTGCAGTTAAAAAATATGAAGAAATGCAGGAAAGTTTCTAGAAGAGAAATGATCCTCTGGAACAGCTAGGAAAGGAGAAAGCAGCTTACTGCCAAAACTTTAAAGATATCTACCAGGAGAAAGATCAAACCAAGCAGAGGGCTGAACTGTTCTATGAAAATTGCCTGGTCCCAGCCATAATCCAAGCTGTGGAAAGAAAACTGGGATTGGGAATTGTTCAGCACATGAGGCACAGCGGCAAAGGTGGGAAATTCTTGTACCGGAAAAACTTCCAAGTGGCTCTGATGTTACTTTTGAAGAGGATGGACATGTTTTTCCTATATTATACTTATATACAACAGACTGAGTCATTTGAAAAAGATTGCCTTGAGGAAGAAGTTATACAGCACTGTGCAGCCACAAATGATAAACCAGTTCCTCCGCTGTGCTCTCTTGCGCTGGATATTCTGAGCGGGGTTATCAATCGGGTGAGGGAAGTTCTCGAGGAGAGAACACCTCCAATTAACGAGAATTCAGTGGCCAGTATTATTCAGGAATTTAAAGAGAAGCTGGGTGATGAGATACAATTCCACAGGAGACGCTGGGACCTATTACTTTTCAGTCTGAAAAGATTAACCCTCAGAATTTTAAAcaagaaattaaaaattttatcTGTACAAATGATCTGACTGAAAGGGTTAAAGATTGGGGGAATGATATTTCTGGGAAAATCACTGCTCTCCCAACAGATCCATCCAGTGAATTGTACACAATGTTATGTGGCTGTGGGGAGAGGTGTCCATTCTGTGGTGTCCTGTGTGATTGTACCAACAGGGAGCACTCACAGCACAGTGCTATATATCACTGGAGCCAAGGGCTGAATGGATCCAGTTGCCACAATACTGAAAAACTGATATCAGCTAATTGTACAACAAATGTTACAAGCAATTATTCTTTTTGTAATGGAGATACTGAATGGGTTCTTTACAAAGAATACAGAGATGTCAATGAGCAATACAGTCACTGGAATATTCCTACTGATACCAGCATTGAAACATCAGCCTACTGGAAATGGGTTTTCTACAAATACAATGAAGATTTGGCTGGGATTTACACCTGTAAACCAGCAGATGACATTTCCAGTTGGAATGTACAATCGGATGAGGTTGAAAAAGACATTGAAGATAAATACAATGTGAATGTTAGTGAGTTCAATTAAATTGTTCTTCTCAAATATATAATCTGAGAAATTCactcaccccatcctcctcctcccatgccGAGTACCTCCCCATAAGGTTCTACCAGCCTAACTACTATTCCCTCTCCACTTCTGCTTCAAGCACCTACCCATGGGGCTCTGCTTGctctctgtccattccaccagcACGGCCCACCCCTACTTTGAGCACCTACCCACAGGGCTCTGCCAGTCTTGCCTGGCCTTTTTGCTCTGAGTACCAAGGGCTCTGCAGGCTTCCAAACTGGCATTCCTCGGAGTCAGTCCTTGTCCTTCTGACTATGTTATGATGTGGGAATGGGAGCAGCTCTGAAGAATTTTCCAGCCTATTTAATAGATTTGAAGGAGTTTCTCTAACTGTGACCTTTCTGTTGAAATGTGCTGCCACAGTTTAACAGGTGGTGAAAGTCAATTTGCTTCAGTGGTTCCCATGTGCAGAGagttaaccagagagagtgaaacagtgtaATTTTCACCCTCACCATTTGGTGAAGTGGTTCCTATAACAGGTGATCAATGGGTCACTAGATTTGTTATGGGGGTGGGTAGGATGAAAATCTCAATAAATATGACTAAGGGGAACTCGATCTGAAATGTTAAACTATATTTTCTCTTTCCAAATGCTAACTGGCCTTTTGTGAATTTATATTATTTTACTATCTTTATCTCTCTTTTATTTTAGAGTTAGTTAAGAGTTTCATTGTTTAATAATTATATATCAATATCTAAATGAAATCAATAACTCACTTCAGAAATAAGTAGTAACTAATGTTGTAATACAGTAACATTTATACTAGGCTATTTCTATAGTTGTTATAATTTTATTGTTTCAGatgttttcttcaaataattaaaATACAGAGTACAAATTATTTTGCTTGTGTTCAATTATTGGACAACATGTGATCACTGGACATATTATCCCGCTGTTAAACTTTAAAATCATAGCATAAAACAATACTGGAAAAGATTTTATTCTGAAATTCTTATTGTCATTACTTGGAACTTTAGTTCCACAATAAATAAATGTTTGAATTCTGTTTAATAGTGTttgaatttaattgaatttttaaataattttgcaACAGGTGTTTCTCTATTCCATTGGTCAACTGTACTTTATCAAATGATTTCCTTTGAATTTGTTTAAACTTTAGTTATCACCTGCTTGTTAATAAAACAAATGATTTAATCCAGCTCGGTGTCATCTTTAATAATAATTAAATACCTGGACAAAGCTGTGAGATTAAGGATGTGTGTCTAACCTTACCGACTAATATGTAATTTTATTATTAAGGATCTGATATGTTTTCACTCTGATACTTTCCTTGTGCCCAGTGCCAAAGATCAATCCATTCGTAACTCTCCCAATCCCTATaaaccagagtgtgacagtaaATGGATTTTTTTAttactctttcacaggatgtgggcttcgctggctagaccatcatttattgctcacccctaattgtccttgagaaggtggtggtgagctgccttcttgaaccgttgcagtccatgtggtataggtacacacatagtgctgttagtgagggagtcccaggattttgacccagcgacagtgaaggaatggaaatatatttccaagtcaggatggtgagtggcttagaggggaacttccagatggtggtgttcccctctctctgctgccccaggacactaccctgaggaacagctacagtgatgtcctggaactgagatgactgaactcctttgtgataggtagaactccaaccagcagagagttccccctccccagccccatgattcccattgactccagttttgctggggctccttgatgtcacacttggtcaaatgccatCTCGATGTCAAGGGAAATCACTTTtacttcacctcttgagttcagctcttttgtccatgtttggaccaagactgtaatgagggtGGGAGCTGAGTGGAGGAACTTAAATTGGGTAATGGTAAATGGATAATATCTATTAATGTAGCCTCACCCAGATACTGCTAACGTTgcaggaagggaaggaggaagggtAGGACTGGTGAGGGGAGCAATTGGAAGGAGAGTATGAAGGGAAGTGGAGGAGGGAGAAGCAGAGGAGGAGTGAGGTTAggagagagaagcagtggcagagggAAATAGAGGTGAAAGAAGTGAATGTGGTGGGAAAGGGAAGTGGAGGAGGAGAGgttggaagaagaggaggaggaggaggaagtggagaaggggGAAAATCAGGAGCAAGAAGAAGTGGAGGGTGAaatggaggaggagaaagaggaggaggaagaagtgaAAAGGGAAGGAGAGGATGGgcaaggggaggaaggagaagtgGGGATGGTGAAGTGGCAGAGATAATAGAGGAGGAGGAAATGAGGCAGGAGGAAGTAgaggtgaaggaagtgaatgcaATGGAAGTGGCGGAGGAGAAGAGGTGGAGCAGGAAGTGGAGGGGAAGATGAGGAGGAAAGGGGTCACTTTCACAGTTATTAGCAAAGCTGTCCAGATAGATGATGTAACTTCATGTAGTATCTGAAATAACTCCTCTATTGGCTCTTCGATGAAGACTTGGCTCAGTGTTCTCAGCTAGAAGGCGGTGTGCTCAAGCACAATTCCTGACCCTTGAACACAATCTAGTCTGGCCCTTCACTTTAGTAATAAGTGAGGACTGCATTATCAAAGCTgctttcttttggatgagatgagatgttaaactgatgccTGCTCAGCTGTGCATTCAAAGAGGAGAAGAATATTCCTGGTGTGCTGGTCAAAATTTAACCTTCAACTAACATGATTGAAAATAGATTATTTGGCCATGCATTCTGCTTTATGGGATCTCACTATGTGCATACTCGCTTTTGTGTTTCCCTACAAAATAGTAACTACATTTCCAAATTAATTACTTAGCAGCAGACGGTGACCTAGTGGTAATGTAACTGGAGTGGTAACCCagaagcccagactaatgctctggggacacaggttcaaatcccaccacagcagctggtgtaatttaaattaaattaataaaatctggaattgaaaactactGTCAGTATTGGGctatcattaattgttgtaaaaatacaAATGTCTTTTACAGAAGGAATCTGACATCCTTAACTGATCTGGCCTAGAtcctcatgtgactccagacccacagaaatgtggttgactcttaactgcccctgaaatggtctagcaagccacttcgttcaggggcaattagggatgggcaacaaatactggccttgccagcgacacctacatcacatgaaagaatgaaaaaaaatttgGTGTAAAGTGCCATGGGACATCCTGAGAGTATGAGCTAAAGTGCTGCTTTGTATCCGAGTGGCATGTGTAGAATGTCTCAGTATAGGATTATAAAAACCAGTTGCAGCCTGGTTGGACAAGGATTACTATTGCAAAGGAAACGTTGTGACAATAGTTTAAAACAGATTCTGAACTGTAGGTTTGAGGGAACGAGCCAAGTCATGTTTATTAAAACAAACCCTGCTAGGTGATTTATCCCATTCAGAGTCTGACTGACAATTAGTTTGGATTTACAGAGCCCTTTAGGTCTCCACAGACACCACTGCATCTGGATGCTGCTCTCAACTTCTTCCGGCGCATGTCAACTCTTcgtttcagcaatctccctccaCAGCACATTCAAATGTGGCATTTCCAAATGTGGCAGCCCGCTCTGATACAGAGGAGCACAAGTGAAtacccagttaatgcccaccagaTGAATACAATTAAATAATTAATTCAAATACAATTAACACCCAGGCTGTGATAAGAACCCAGATATGGGTTCAGAgggttgaagcagttgactgcaGGTGAAGAAGCCACAACGTCATGCACTGAGCAATCCTGCTCAGTTTTATTGGCCACACCTGATTgactaaaattctccagtttcTCACTAGTGTGTTAGCGGCAGTAACACTGCTACACACGTATCAATTTCCAGTTCCTACTTAAAGGCCCAGTGCAGCGCTGCAGTGGAGGTTTGGAGGTAACTTGACAACAGAAAAGAGTTAAAGGATTACTAAGAGAGGGATGGTCACTTTACTGATGTTTCCCATCAGGACCAGGAGGGAAATGCTATTTCCCATAAGTAGTAAGAGGCATGGGTAGAAGTTACGGAATAATTCTATAACAGGAGTGTGATGATCAGGTCATGGATACAATGGTGTAAAGATTTCAATGACCTGACGAGATCAGGAATGGTCAGCAGACAGTAATATTGACCCAAATCCTGCCGTGCAGCCCCTTCCACTCCTCTCAACCTAACTCTATTCACAGCACTACTCACCCTCACATCACTTTCagcaacaccaatcagatccattcATTGATACCAACACCTCGACTGGACATCTTATTCAGGTAGTTGGGATGGACCCTGGTGACTATCATGGTGCAAGTGAGCAGGAGCAGACAGAGATGGGTGGAACAGCTGGGAGATTATGTGCTGAAGGGTAACACCCTCCCCAATTTCTGCTCAACAAGGCAGAGATACAGAACGCTCAGGGACCAGCACTGAAAATGAGAATACTGGAGGCACAACAGCAACTGTCTGAGGCGCTGACAGTTCTGTTAATATTGTTGATTAGTTTATTTTCCCAAATTCTATTCTCAGGCCCTCAAAACTAACTTTACTCCAATCAGTCGCACAGGTTTTAGTCAAGCTTAGTCCTTAACAATTATTACCTAAAACCGTTTTCCATTATGGTCACTATTGCGTAAGTCTTCTCCAACTTTCACTTCTTCTATCTACTCTGGTCCATTCTCCATCATTAGATCCAGTGATTAATCCTCTCTTGTTGGGCTTCCTAAATACTGGGTAATAAAAGTTCTGCACATAGTGTAGGACCTCCACTACCGTGTCCCCTTTACCTACCTCTTCTAGTCATTTAATATCAGGGTAGTTGATATTCCCCATGATTTTTATTCTATGCTTTTTACTCATTTTCCTAATGTTTCTGTATATTTCTTTGTCCACCTGTCTTCCATTATTATTAGACTATTACATTTATCTTTAAAATCCTCCTGTTTGGCCAAGTTTTGGTCACCCCACCTGCTATCTCCTTCAGTTCAGTGTCTTTTAAGTTTCATCACtcttctgtgaagtgctttgggagctTTTCTAggttaaaggctctatataaatgtaagttgttgttgttctggATTAATTTGCTTCATAGTTTATAGTCTAGCCCACTGTTAGATAGGATATATATTCCAAAACTTTTCAAAGTTCATATGTTGCCTGACCTGTGTTTCTCTGTTTGGTTGAAGGATTCCTTTTCAAGTGGATTTATACTCAGATCCCCTCATCTAAATGGTGCAATTAAGTTCTGGATTCTCCACATTCCAGATTTATGATATCACCAAGTAGAGAAAGTGACTACAGCCCCTCCCAGCCACCAGATGGTGCTGTTTCACCATTCTGAATAAGCAGCATCCTCCATCTTCACTTTTTATACATTAAATTATTCAGCAATTTCTAAAAATAATCAActtccttttttaaaatcataAGTGAAATGTGAATCCTATTTTCTGGGAGGAATTTGCAGTATAATGAGTTAATAATTATGGCAATAAGTGATATGTATCATGATATGTAACGGTGACATCAGCAGTCTTGTGCTGGAGACTCTAGAACAAGTTGAATAATACGTGTTCAAGAGAGATGTGCATATCTAGTAACTCATCCTGTATATAGTGTGaataaagtagttttgaagtaaCCTACTTGAGCCAGACCAGAGTTACTCTGGTAAGAGGGAAACATTCCCAGTAAAGATTGGGCTGCGAGACCAGACCTCAAATCACAGCAGCAGCGTTGGTGACATCAATCTTACATTGATTTGGTGCCTTTGACAGAACACTCATGGCGAGAAAGTGGAAGAAGACCTTTTAGTAGCAAGAATCTGACAAGAGAGGCACACTGGGAATTGGTAGTGAGGTCAGCCCCAGTCGAGCAGTTACTGCCCCTTCCACAGTTGTTCTAAAACTTTGCAGTTCACAGAGAAGCCAACATGGGAGCCATGAAGTATCGAGCAGCATCGGGTTTGAAGCCAAAGAGCCCAAGCACCAAGTTAATTCATTCCTCTACGCTGAAGGAGCAATTGCCAACGATGTCCTCTTGAGACAGGAGGTAAAAGAGACTTCCACAGACTTTGAAACTGTCCTGAAAGCATTCAATGTGTGTTTTAATCTGATGTGAAACCTCATTGTCAAGCAAGTGAGATTCAATCAGAAATTCCAAAGACCAGGGGGATCCATCGAATTGTTTCTTACTGACCTGTATAGGTTAGCCAGTTGTTGCAGATATGGTGCATTGAAAGACTAACTCATTGGAGTCTGTGGCGAAAAGCTGTCAGATTTTTTACAGACGACTTCACATTGGACCAAGCACTTCAATACATTAGGCAGGCTGAACTtaaggcctggacagaggtggCGGCTCAGGTGAGCAGGCATGAAGTGGTACACCGTACATGGATCCATTGCTGGAAATGGTGAGTACCAACCTGGCATGGAACTGTGTATAGATGTCCTGGAGAGTGGCCATTAGTCATGGTGGTCAGGGGTGTGAGAAGCAGAACACCAAATGGCATTTATCCCTGTGCCTGCCAAGGGTGAGGAGATGTGGCCTCTCACCTTGTGTGTATCGAAGGGTGAGGAGTGCCAGTCACCTCAAGCTGGCTTTTGGGAGCGGGTGGCTGTCGGGGGGTTGGCTTGTGAGGCTGGAATGGTGTTGCAGGTATAGGATGTTCTAATGAATGCACTTGTTTACACTCAGGAGCAGAAAAGCCAAAATGTGCTGGAGCACGCACAAATGGGTGGGCAGGGTGCCCAACATGCTGATCCTGCCCAGGTTTCAAGGTGGTCACCCTGGACATGCAATGAGAGCGAGTAGCAAGGTCCACAGGTCTTGGAGAGGTGGGGGTCTCGGAGGACGGTAAGAattcagggtgtgggtgagagacagggaggatgTGCAAGAAGGGTAATGTCATGGCATCTCCAATGAGAAGTTCAAATCCAGAGTACCCATTTCTTGGCTATGCACAATGCCTCAGTGAGGCacatgtccattttggcaagcaGCCGCCATGTTTGCACAGACACTTAGCGATGACATTGTTAAATGACATATTCTGTT
The nucleotide sequence above comes from Carcharodon carcharias isolate sCarCar2 chromosome 19, sCarCar2.pri, whole genome shotgun sequence. Encoded proteins:
- the LOC121291249 gene encoding LOW QUALITY PROTEIN: interferon-induced very large GTPase 1-like (The sequence of the model RefSeq protein was modified relative to this genomic sequence to represent the inferred CDS: deleted 1 base in 1 codon; substituted 3 bases at 3 genomic stop codons), with amino-acid sequence MGLSLNKWKAKVLLQPGPTANPEIRVMVNQTAVIPLILYALEYGASYNRYLKALGRGIEWKEKLLLEMFWLQKIVEVGANQEQFQWDGQWKRMVSLAMSKAADQPLHRFHQPHCLRAVLVPKEPTLQPLWTLDDIRSEYHMSVISGILHLWETRVLGKSDRSCILVVLILGKMHKIMCPCKGGLHDLIDTDHTIHNQEVMDTNMGFQPSVSNPQLKTEPLQPELQTGTNPHDPVERNETTTEEELNSVQTDTSIPANNNSNVNTQKCNLNVELLTELGLESKILSLSDVLNISRETLQNKSYDSPQDIPGYFLQNLMMVNSEARNLNTNQLTQNQSELDNLDCFSLDETRQGLYHPLDIIVSIFLCADPSLQQELMLKMSLCQFALPLLLPTSNKGCTFLLWALRSIVKKWRPLSLQDSTGFKEVSMVTARIPIFSFIRFGSCSLAKSEILNKVLSPSQQHHNFFVHYNMECGDLPHRISDGLVELCWYLPSGSEELDIFLESMTILNLRGDAKEFQTRVQFLANVSSAVFILSDNVDSSLSKSLKSLVQSPAKDSQGPRSLEELTVIARDMGIETDEDDKLCSQGKARSENIYKGIKGEAISKYKLEHFSFQGLTXQXISKIEKNQCHPKQQEKESTQKYCNDLEEEKKNLRNKQQEKGISANMKTFITALTDRDERKYFLQWMKLRLDSRSRDTLSVLREKYKPLIEKSQDQSTKQKDSPTNNKQLQELDQQITGSSLGLEHFMREIGLVYETFINQSNWNMEEKCFVQKLPDIAADLMLDGFPLELIDGDVSNIPLQCVTDVLKAVEHRIGKGTRVFVLTVLGVQSTGNSTLLNTMFGLQFAVSSGRCTRGAFMQLIKITGDLQTELGCGYVMVIDTEGLKAPELSNIDSSYEHDNELATLVIGLSDVTLINMAVENSTEMKDVLQIVVHAFIRMREVGKRPVCHFIHQNVSDVSAHDQNIRGHKHLLEQLDELTQTAAKMEKQDCRFTKFSDVLEYDAMENNWNIPGLWHGNPPMAAVNTGYSHKVFELKKRLFENLKEKKNKGRMSTISEFIEWTESLWKAVKYESFIFSFRNSLVAKAYKELSVKCSDLEWKLRKEIHSFLEKAQNRIFNTKQDPESIAKNLKREWIVFLNEKKESSLQQLEERYSTGNNSNLVEKYRQDFVSSIDSLIIERRMYVDRKCDEAVKRWRAMQKLKDIKDNYQSQIEEKVNKLLKQCKQENRKMNQTELEEAFDEIADFKPHICGFAVKKYEEMQESFXKRNDPLEQLGKEKAAYCQNFKDIYQEKDQTKQRAELFYENCLVPAIIQAVERKLGLGIVQHMRHSGKGGKFLYRKNFQVALMLLLKRMDMFFLYYTYIQQTESFEKDCLEEEVIQHCAATNDKPVPPLCSLALDILSGVINRVREVLEERTPPINENSVASIIQEFKEKLDPSSELYTMLCGCGERCPFCGVLCDCTNREHSQHSAIYHWSQGLNGSSCHNTEKLISANCTTNVTSNYSFCNGDTEWVLYKEYRDVNEQYSHWNIPTDTSIETSAYWKWVFYKYNEDLAGIYTCKPADDISSWNVQSDEVEKDIEDKYNVNVSEFN